In Capsicum annuum cultivar UCD-10X-F1 chromosome 7, UCD10Xv1.1, whole genome shotgun sequence, one genomic interval encodes:
- the LOC107854842 gene encoding SAC3 family protein B isoform X3, whose product MAFEGFGKNTGPIAPPKSQTPFGNPSPPPSTFPPSSSCSDLIFGDQGSFVSQKNQSSPLFQNESPLVPKSTRSPPLVFQNNLHTDGETPPLGEAQLLVWLQPFLPLHMRGNSSQSFQNFPIRLPQQWLPSIPTNNDPGRQIPVKHTDQVSKRTRSPPHSPPNGASFEKSALGLRESKRPSTSPSKLRSNGPPDSLAPQKSSMSGYGVNVEVDMSKPMDFPVPKRTKFPSVPSSDQVLQYDSNHADDDIQRETEAKAKRLARFKVDLSQQNVRDDSGIHQRGPSKSQYQSVVDRPKFSAEDSVDSTDDFSDGNLLSDYQGLESSGVIIGSCPDMCPESERAERERKGDLDQYERLDGDRHRTSKLRAVKKYTRTAERQALLIRPMPILQKTMDYLLNLLEQPYGESFLGLYNFLWDRMRAIRMDLRMQHIFNREAINMLEQMIRLHIIAMHELCEYTRGEGFSEGFDAHLNIEQMNKTSVELFQLYDDHRKRGISVETEREFRGYYALLKLDKHPGYKVEPAELSLDLAKMTPDMRQTPEVLFARDVARACRTGNFIAFFRLARRASYLQACLMHAHFSKLRTQALASLHSGLQNGQGIPVAQVAKWLGMEEEDIEDLLEYYGFSLKEFEEAYMVKEGPFLEVDNDYPVKCSKLVHKKKLRTIFDDVSVPHVKSLSGKETESLLDKDYQQKPTTVQFLKPDGSSLSIEEDMPDYETVSSPKDEIKAIPITKTEFHQKMIRYESLQAPPNHAVSSLLAPPSSSVLFPHISPEVQQQAGVESAEKPEVQLQARVGNSGKPKTDEVAQFDARSMPIQFIPTRDEQESSPALPANSLVEDTELNHMFDEENEDEELVITTEEAETNEPAASYYHEEVAEAKLKLIIRIWKRRSTKKREMREEKQLASKAALSFLSLGVPMWSNRIQHSTSVEFNIDRAVSKWYQTRERSWSRLNVSDVVATTLHEKNAAARCLCWKVIICCQDNINTLNPKNGMDQLNAKSWLLSKLIPAKDDEDDTLIVSPGLSVWRNWLLNQSGGDLICCLSVIKYADFENLNETVAGASAILFLLSEGISWDLQKNQLHKLLMCVPSGSQLPLLIVSGLCKENADPSTIVKELELHEVHESRLHSFTVVYLKSQQTEQLNGFFSDEQLRGGLKWLASESPPQPVLQCVKARELVLYHLNSLLGVLGEMNAYDVGPNNCISAFNEALDHSMREIAAAAHANPTCWPCPEIALLEEYGHEHEAVTRHLPKLGWSLAPRIEPVVHAICDCKFPFFPDDTSWLHRSSDVDVKSQILQLQNCLIKYFTDISKLMELPLAEKEASVVMQKFVQLQLQNSHYYIVPNWVMIFQRAFNWQLMRLAKETSFSVYIMMKHDFSTSMLEAVELEDSAQSHYHLSHPSLDEMVEAGRMPLLGCAMSDGEGRAFQPYPGMISHSEEIPTAAGAVDETEYGKDVGHVEFVKASYNTMKDLNECQSEPLVSIKEMKETAKLGKLLERCKIKQSMIEKNLSVYF is encoded by the exons TTGTTCAGATTTGATATTCGGTGATCAGGGCAGCTTTGTTTCCCAGAAAAATCAGTCGTCTCCATTGTTTCAGAATGAGAGTCCATTGGTTCCCAAGAGTACAAGGTCACCTCCATTGGTTTTTCAGAACAATCTTCACACAGATGGCGAAACTCCTCCTCTTGGTGAAGCTCAGCTGTTAGTTTGGCTTCA GCCCTTTCTGCCCCTTCATATGCGGGGAAACTCATCCCAGTCGTTTCAAAACTTTCCAATCCGATTACCTCAACAATGGCTGCCCTCGATTCCAACAAATAATGACCCTGGAAGACAGATTCCAGTGAAGCATACAGATCAAGTCTCAAAAAGAACGAGGTCCCCCCCTCATTCACCTCCTAATGGAGCTTCTTTTGAAAAGTCAGCTCTTGGTCTACGTGAATCAAAAAG GCCGTCTACCTCTCCTTCCAAATTGAGGTCAAATGGACCCCCCGACTCTCTAGCTCCTCAAAAGTCCTCAATGTCTGGATATGGCGTCAATGTTGAAGTTGATATGAGTAAGCCTATGGACTTTCCAGTTCCCAAAAGGACCAAGTTTCCTTCCGTACCTTCATCTGATCAAGTTCTTCAATACGACTCCAATCATGCGGATGATGATATTCAACG AGAAACTGAGGCCAAGGCTAAACGCTTAGCTCGTTTCAAGGTTGATCTAAGCCAACAAAATGTGCGAGATGATTCTGGTATTCATCAGAGAGGTCCTTCAAAGAGTCAGTATCAATCTGTTGTGGACAGACCAAAATTTTCTGCAGAAGATAGTGTAGATTCAACTGATGATTTCTCTGATGGCAATCTGCTATCTGATTATCAAGGCTTGGAGTCTTCCGGTGTCATAATTGGGTCATGCCCTGATATGTGTCCAG AATCAGAAAGAGCAGAACGAGAAAGGAAAGGAGATCTTGATCAATATGAACGCTTGGACGGAGACAGACATCGAACCAGTAAATTGCGTGCTGTCAAGAAG TATACCAGGACAGCTGAGAGGCAAGCTCTGCTCATACGTCCAATGCCAATCTTACAGAAAACCATGGATTATCTTTTGAATTTGCTAGAGCAGCCTTACGGAGAAAGCTTTCTTGGCCTGTATAACTTCTTATGGGACAGGATGCGGGCAATCCGTATGGATTTGAGGATGCAACATATTTTCAACCGTGAAGCTATTAATATGCTGGAGCAAATG ATAAGGCTCCATATAATCGCCATGCATGAATTATGTGAATACACGAGAGGAGAGGGGTTCTCTGAGGGATTTGATGCACATCTCAATATTGAACAGATGAACAAAACATCAGTTGAATTATTTCAGTTGTATGATGACCACCGGAAGAGAGGAATAAGCGTGGAAACTGAGAGAGAATTTAGAGGTTATTATGCACTTTTGAAGCTTGATAAACATCCAGGATATAAA GTTGAACCTGCAGAGCTTTCGCTTGATTTAGCAAAGATGACACCAGATATGCGGCAAACCCCAGAAGTTCTCTTTGCCCGTGATGTGGCAAG GGCCTGCAGAACGGGTAATTTTATTGCGTTCTTTCGGCTTGCAAGGAGAGCTAGCTATCTTCAAGCTTGCTTAATGCATGCTCATTTCTCAAAG TTACGAACCCAGGCTCTAGCTTCTTTACACTCTGGCCTGCAGAATGGCCAAGGAATCCCTGTTGCTCAAGTTGCCAAATGGCTTGGGATGGag GAAGAGGACATAGAAGACCTCCTTGAGTATTATGGTTTCTCATTGAAAGAGTTTGAAGAAGCGTATATGGTGAAGGAAGGTCCATTTTTGGAAGTTGACAATGACTATCCTGTCAAGTGCTCAAAACTTGTccataagaaaaaattaaggacAATATTTGATGATGTTTCGGTTCCGCATGTTAAGTCTCTGTCGGGGAAAGAAACAGAATCCCTATTAGATAAGGACTATCAGCAAAAACCTACAACTGTTCAATTTCTCAAGCCTGATGGTTCTTCCCTGTCCATCGAGGAGGACATGCCTGATTATGAAACTGTTTCATCTCCAAAAGATGAGATAAAGGCGATTCCAATTACTAAAACAGAATTTCATCAGAAGATGATCAGATATGAAAGCCTGCAGGCTCCTCCTAATCATGCGGTATCAAGTCTGCTGGCTCCTCCTAGTTCTTCAGTACTCTTTCCTCATATTTCCCCTGAGGTTCAGCAACAAGCTGGAGTTGAGAGTGCAGAAAAACCTGAAGTGCAGCTGCAAGCAAGAGTTGGGAATTCAGGGAAACCTAAAACTGATGAAGTTGCAcaatttgatgcaagaagtatgccCATTCAGTTCATACCTACCAGAGATGAGCAGGAGAGCTCTCCAGCTTTGCCAGCTAATTCTCTTGTAGAAGACACAGAACTGaaccacatgtttgatgaagagAATGAAGATGAAGAACTGGTGATCACCACCGAGGAAGCTGAAACTAATGAACCAGCAGCAAGTTATTATCATGAAGAAGTTGCTGAGGCAAAACTTAAACTGATTATCAG GATATGGAAGCGACGTTCCACGAAGAAAAGGGAGATGCGAGAGGAGAAACAGTTAGCATCTAAAGCTGCTTTGAGTTTTCTCTCTCTTGGAGTTCCAATGTGGTCCAACAGAATT CAACATAGCACATCAGTCGAGTTCAACATTGATCGTGCTGTCTCAAAATGGTACCAAACTCGGGAAAGATCATGGTCAAGGTTGAATGTTTCAGATGTAGTTGCCACTACACTCCATGAAAAAAATGCAGCTGCCAGATGCCTTTGCTGGAAAGTAATAATATGTTGTCAGGATAATATAAACACTCTGAACCCAAAAAATGGCATGGACCAGCTGAATGCCAAGTCATGGTTGCTCTCCAAGCTTATACCTGCCAAAGACGATGAAGATGATACACTTATAGTGTCTCCAGGCCTCTCTGTTTGGAGGAATTGGCTTCTTAACCAATCAGGCGGGGACCTTATTTGTTGTTTATCAGTTATCAAGTATGCTGATTTTGAGAATCTGAATGAGACAGTAGCAGGTGCAAGTGCTATTCTCTTCCTGTTGTCAGAAGGTATCTCATGGGATCTTCAGAAAAATCAGCTTCATAAACTGTTAATGTGTGTACCTTCTGGTTCTCAGTTACCCCTTTTGATCGTAAGTGGCCTCTGCAAGGAAAATGCAGATCCTTCCACTATAGTAAAAGAACTGGAGCTACATGAAGTTCATGAATCAAGACTCCATTCCTTTACTGTTGTTTACCTAAAAAGCCAGCAGACGGAGCAGTTGAATGGGTTTTTCAGCGATGAGCAATTAAGAGGAGGACTAAAGTGGCTGGCAAGTGAATCACCACCACAACCAGTTCTCCAGTGTGTAAAAGCCCGAGAACTGGTTCTCTACCACTTGAATTCTTTGCTTGGGGTTCTTGGCGAAATGAATGCTTATGATGTGGGGCCAAATAATTGTATCTCGGCTTTTaatgaagccttggatcattcaATGAGGGAAATAGCTGCTGCAGCTCATGCAAATCCTACATGTTGGCCCTGTCCTGAAATAGCTTTGCTGGAGGAATATGGCCATGAGCACGAAGCTGTGACCCGGCACTTGCCAAAGCTGGGATGGAGCTTAGCTCCAAGAATTGAACCAGTTGTGCATGCAATATGTGACTGCAAATTTCCATTTTTTCCAGATGATACATCTTGGTTACATAGAAGTTCTGATGTGGATGTTAAAAGCCAGATATTACAACTTCAAAATTGTCTAATAAAGTACTTCACAGATATTAGCAAGTTGATGGAACTGCCACTTGCAGAAAAAGAGGCTAGTGTTGTGATGCAGAAGTTTGTGCAGCTTCAACTCCAGAACTCACACTACTACATTGTACCAAACTGGGTTATGATTTTTCAACGAGCATTCAATTGGCAGTTGATGAGGTTAGCTAAGGAGACATCTTTCTCAGTGTATATCATGATGAAGCATGATTTTTCCACTTCCATGCTTGAAGCTGTGGAACTTGAAGACTCTGCACAGTCGCATTACCATTTGTCACATCCATCTCTCGATGAAATGGTTGAAGCTGGACGGATGCCTCTTCTCGGATGTGCTATGTCTGATGGGGAAGGAAGAGCTTTCCAACCTTATCCAGGTATGATTTCACATAGTGAAGAAATTCCCACAGCCGCTGGTGCAGTCGATGAAACAGAGTATGGGAAGGATGTTGGACATGTTGAATTTGTAAAAGCCAGTTATAATACAATGAAAGATCTAAATGAGTGTCAAAGTGAACCTCTGGTATCCATTAAGGAAATGAAAGAAACTGCCAAACTTGGTAAATTACTGGAGAGGTGTAAGATTAAGCAGAGCATGATAGAAAAAAACTTGTCAGTATATTTTTAA
- the LOC107854842 gene encoding SAC3 family protein B isoform X2, protein MAFEGFGKNTGPIAPPKSQTPFGNPSPPPSTFPPSSRPTETLPKWGYGQKYIYHDYDAQPHQQSPEVVPPLASAYAESAFSASSRASQVQDLRRTGPPTSFSSHAELLGASKTMRGSCSDLIFGDQGSFVSQKNQSSPLFQNESPLVPKSTRSPPLVFQNNLHTDGETPPLGEAQLPFLPLHMRGNSSQSFQNFPIRLPQQWLPSIPTNNDPGRQIPVKHTDQVSKRTRSPPHSPPNGASFEKSALGLRESKRPSTSPSKLRSNGPPDSLAPQKSSMSGYGVNVEVDMSKPMDFPVPKRTKFPSVPSSDQVLQYDSNHADDDIQRETEAKAKRLARFKVDLSQQNVRDDSGIHQRGPSKSQYQSVVDRPKFSAEDSVDSTDDFSDGNLLSDYQGLESSGVIIGSCPDMCPESERAERERKGDLDQYERLDGDRHRTSKLRAVKKYTRTAERQALLIRPMPILQKTMDYLLNLLEQPYGESFLGLYNFLWDRMRAIRMDLRMQHIFNREAINMLEQMIRLHIIAMHELCEYTRGEGFSEGFDAHLNIEQMNKTSVELFQLYDDHRKRGISVETEREFRGYYALLKLDKHPGYKVEPAELSLDLAKMTPDMRQTPEVLFARDVARACRTGNFIAFFRLARRASYLQACLMHAHFSKLRTQALASLHSGLQNGQGIPVAQVAKWLGMEEEDIEDLLEYYGFSLKEFEEAYMVKEGPFLEVDNDYPVKCSKLVHKKKLRTIFDDVSVPHVKSLSGKETESLLDKDYQQKPTTVQFLKPDGSSLSIEEDMPDYETVSSPKDEIKAIPITKTEFHQKMIRYESLQAPPNHAVSSLLAPPSSSVLFPHISPEVQQQAGVESAEKPEVQLQARVGNSGKPKTDEVAQFDARSMPIQFIPTRDEQESSPALPANSLVEDTELNHMFDEENEDEELVITTEEAETNEPAASYYHEEVAEAKLKLIIRIWKRRSTKKREMREEKQLASKAALSFLSLGVPMWSNRIQHSTSVEFNIDRAVSKWYQTRERSWSRLNVSDVVATTLHEKNAAARCLCWKVIICCQDNINTLNPKNGMDQLNAKSWLLSKLIPAKDDEDDTLIVSPGLSVWRNWLLNQSGGDLICCLSVIKYADFENLNETVAGASAILFLLSEGISWDLQKNQLHKLLMCVPSGSQLPLLIVSGLCKENADPSTIVKELELHEVHESRLHSFTVVYLKSQQTEQLNGFFSDEQLRGGLKWLASESPPQPVLQCVKARELVLYHLNSLLGVLGEMNAYDVGPNNCISAFNEALDHSMREIAAAAHANPTCWPCPEIALLEEYGHEHEAVTRHLPKLGWSLAPRIEPVVHAICDCKFPFFPDDTSWLHRSSDVDVKSQILQLQNCLIKYFTDISKLMELPLAEKEASVVMQKFVQLQLQNSHYYIVPNWVMIFQRAFNWQLMRLAKETSFSVYIMMKHDFSTSMLEAVELEDSAQSHYHLSHPSLDEMVEAGRMPLLGCAMSDGEGRAFQPYPGMISHSEEIPTAAGAVDETEYGKDVGHVEFVKASYNTMKDLNECQSEPLVSIKEMKETAKLGKLLERCKIKQSMIEKNLSVYF, encoded by the exons ACCCACTGAAACTCTTCCTAAATGGGGTTATGGGCAAAAATACATCTACCATGATTATGATGCCCAACCCCACCAACAGTCTCCCGAAGTAGTGCCACCTTTAGCTTCAGCTTATGCTGAAAGTGCCTTCTCTGCTAGTTCGAGAGCTTCCCAAGTTCAAGATTTGAGAAGAACTGGGCCacctacttcattttcttctcatGCAGAACTTCTGGGAGCCTCCAAGACCATGAGGGGAAG TTGTTCAGATTTGATATTCGGTGATCAGGGCAGCTTTGTTTCCCAGAAAAATCAGTCGTCTCCATTGTTTCAGAATGAGAGTCCATTGGTTCCCAAGAGTACAAGGTCACCTCCATTGGTTTTTCAGAACAATCTTCACACAGATGGCGAAACTCCTCCTCTTGGTGAAGCTCAGCT GCCCTTTCTGCCCCTTCATATGCGGGGAAACTCATCCCAGTCGTTTCAAAACTTTCCAATCCGATTACCTCAACAATGGCTGCCCTCGATTCCAACAAATAATGACCCTGGAAGACAGATTCCAGTGAAGCATACAGATCAAGTCTCAAAAAGAACGAGGTCCCCCCCTCATTCACCTCCTAATGGAGCTTCTTTTGAAAAGTCAGCTCTTGGTCTACGTGAATCAAAAAG GCCGTCTACCTCTCCTTCCAAATTGAGGTCAAATGGACCCCCCGACTCTCTAGCTCCTCAAAAGTCCTCAATGTCTGGATATGGCGTCAATGTTGAAGTTGATATGAGTAAGCCTATGGACTTTCCAGTTCCCAAAAGGACCAAGTTTCCTTCCGTACCTTCATCTGATCAAGTTCTTCAATACGACTCCAATCATGCGGATGATGATATTCAACG AGAAACTGAGGCCAAGGCTAAACGCTTAGCTCGTTTCAAGGTTGATCTAAGCCAACAAAATGTGCGAGATGATTCTGGTATTCATCAGAGAGGTCCTTCAAAGAGTCAGTATCAATCTGTTGTGGACAGACCAAAATTTTCTGCAGAAGATAGTGTAGATTCAACTGATGATTTCTCTGATGGCAATCTGCTATCTGATTATCAAGGCTTGGAGTCTTCCGGTGTCATAATTGGGTCATGCCCTGATATGTGTCCAG AATCAGAAAGAGCAGAACGAGAAAGGAAAGGAGATCTTGATCAATATGAACGCTTGGACGGAGACAGACATCGAACCAGTAAATTGCGTGCTGTCAAGAAG TATACCAGGACAGCTGAGAGGCAAGCTCTGCTCATACGTCCAATGCCAATCTTACAGAAAACCATGGATTATCTTTTGAATTTGCTAGAGCAGCCTTACGGAGAAAGCTTTCTTGGCCTGTATAACTTCTTATGGGACAGGATGCGGGCAATCCGTATGGATTTGAGGATGCAACATATTTTCAACCGTGAAGCTATTAATATGCTGGAGCAAATG ATAAGGCTCCATATAATCGCCATGCATGAATTATGTGAATACACGAGAGGAGAGGGGTTCTCTGAGGGATTTGATGCACATCTCAATATTGAACAGATGAACAAAACATCAGTTGAATTATTTCAGTTGTATGATGACCACCGGAAGAGAGGAATAAGCGTGGAAACTGAGAGAGAATTTAGAGGTTATTATGCACTTTTGAAGCTTGATAAACATCCAGGATATAAA GTTGAACCTGCAGAGCTTTCGCTTGATTTAGCAAAGATGACACCAGATATGCGGCAAACCCCAGAAGTTCTCTTTGCCCGTGATGTGGCAAG GGCCTGCAGAACGGGTAATTTTATTGCGTTCTTTCGGCTTGCAAGGAGAGCTAGCTATCTTCAAGCTTGCTTAATGCATGCTCATTTCTCAAAG TTACGAACCCAGGCTCTAGCTTCTTTACACTCTGGCCTGCAGAATGGCCAAGGAATCCCTGTTGCTCAAGTTGCCAAATGGCTTGGGATGGag GAAGAGGACATAGAAGACCTCCTTGAGTATTATGGTTTCTCATTGAAAGAGTTTGAAGAAGCGTATATGGTGAAGGAAGGTCCATTTTTGGAAGTTGACAATGACTATCCTGTCAAGTGCTCAAAACTTGTccataagaaaaaattaaggacAATATTTGATGATGTTTCGGTTCCGCATGTTAAGTCTCTGTCGGGGAAAGAAACAGAATCCCTATTAGATAAGGACTATCAGCAAAAACCTACAACTGTTCAATTTCTCAAGCCTGATGGTTCTTCCCTGTCCATCGAGGAGGACATGCCTGATTATGAAACTGTTTCATCTCCAAAAGATGAGATAAAGGCGATTCCAATTACTAAAACAGAATTTCATCAGAAGATGATCAGATATGAAAGCCTGCAGGCTCCTCCTAATCATGCGGTATCAAGTCTGCTGGCTCCTCCTAGTTCTTCAGTACTCTTTCCTCATATTTCCCCTGAGGTTCAGCAACAAGCTGGAGTTGAGAGTGCAGAAAAACCTGAAGTGCAGCTGCAAGCAAGAGTTGGGAATTCAGGGAAACCTAAAACTGATGAAGTTGCAcaatttgatgcaagaagtatgccCATTCAGTTCATACCTACCAGAGATGAGCAGGAGAGCTCTCCAGCTTTGCCAGCTAATTCTCTTGTAGAAGACACAGAACTGaaccacatgtttgatgaagagAATGAAGATGAAGAACTGGTGATCACCACCGAGGAAGCTGAAACTAATGAACCAGCAGCAAGTTATTATCATGAAGAAGTTGCTGAGGCAAAACTTAAACTGATTATCAG GATATGGAAGCGACGTTCCACGAAGAAAAGGGAGATGCGAGAGGAGAAACAGTTAGCATCTAAAGCTGCTTTGAGTTTTCTCTCTCTTGGAGTTCCAATGTGGTCCAACAGAATT CAACATAGCACATCAGTCGAGTTCAACATTGATCGTGCTGTCTCAAAATGGTACCAAACTCGGGAAAGATCATGGTCAAGGTTGAATGTTTCAGATGTAGTTGCCACTACACTCCATGAAAAAAATGCAGCTGCCAGATGCCTTTGCTGGAAAGTAATAATATGTTGTCAGGATAATATAAACACTCTGAACCCAAAAAATGGCATGGACCAGCTGAATGCCAAGTCATGGTTGCTCTCCAAGCTTATACCTGCCAAAGACGATGAAGATGATACACTTATAGTGTCTCCAGGCCTCTCTGTTTGGAGGAATTGGCTTCTTAACCAATCAGGCGGGGACCTTATTTGTTGTTTATCAGTTATCAAGTATGCTGATTTTGAGAATCTGAATGAGACAGTAGCAGGTGCAAGTGCTATTCTCTTCCTGTTGTCAGAAGGTATCTCATGGGATCTTCAGAAAAATCAGCTTCATAAACTGTTAATGTGTGTACCTTCTGGTTCTCAGTTACCCCTTTTGATCGTAAGTGGCCTCTGCAAGGAAAATGCAGATCCTTCCACTATAGTAAAAGAACTGGAGCTACATGAAGTTCATGAATCAAGACTCCATTCCTTTACTGTTGTTTACCTAAAAAGCCAGCAGACGGAGCAGTTGAATGGGTTTTTCAGCGATGAGCAATTAAGAGGAGGACTAAAGTGGCTGGCAAGTGAATCACCACCACAACCAGTTCTCCAGTGTGTAAAAGCCCGAGAACTGGTTCTCTACCACTTGAATTCTTTGCTTGGGGTTCTTGGCGAAATGAATGCTTATGATGTGGGGCCAAATAATTGTATCTCGGCTTTTaatgaagccttggatcattcaATGAGGGAAATAGCTGCTGCAGCTCATGCAAATCCTACATGTTGGCCCTGTCCTGAAATAGCTTTGCTGGAGGAATATGGCCATGAGCACGAAGCTGTGACCCGGCACTTGCCAAAGCTGGGATGGAGCTTAGCTCCAAGAATTGAACCAGTTGTGCATGCAATATGTGACTGCAAATTTCCATTTTTTCCAGATGATACATCTTGGTTACATAGAAGTTCTGATGTGGATGTTAAAAGCCAGATATTACAACTTCAAAATTGTCTAATAAAGTACTTCACAGATATTAGCAAGTTGATGGAACTGCCACTTGCAGAAAAAGAGGCTAGTGTTGTGATGCAGAAGTTTGTGCAGCTTCAACTCCAGAACTCACACTACTACATTGTACCAAACTGGGTTATGATTTTTCAACGAGCATTCAATTGGCAGTTGATGAGGTTAGCTAAGGAGACATCTTTCTCAGTGTATATCATGATGAAGCATGATTTTTCCACTTCCATGCTTGAAGCTGTGGAACTTGAAGACTCTGCACAGTCGCATTACCATTTGTCACATCCATCTCTCGATGAAATGGTTGAAGCTGGACGGATGCCTCTTCTCGGATGTGCTATGTCTGATGGGGAAGGAAGAGCTTTCCAACCTTATCCAGGTATGATTTCACATAGTGAAGAAATTCCCACAGCCGCTGGTGCAGTCGATGAAACAGAGTATGGGAAGGATGTTGGACATGTTGAATTTGTAAAAGCCAGTTATAATACAATGAAAGATCTAAATGAGTGTCAAAGTGAACCTCTGGTATCCATTAAGGAAATGAAAGAAACTGCCAAACTTGGTAAATTACTGGAGAGGTGTAAGATTAAGCAGAGCATGATAGAAAAAAACTTGTCAGTATATTTTTAA